The Limanda limanda chromosome 21, fLimLim1.1, whole genome shotgun sequence genome contains the following window.
TCATGTAGAACTGGTCAGACAGTAGGCTGCATCGGAGGAAATCACTAAGTCCTTAAGCGCTCAGTTGTCGTTTCACATTGTGCGAGTACAGTCTCCAGCAGATGTGAGTGGAAGTTACAGTTCAGCCCATTTATCCTGCAGTTGATTTCTTACTGTACCTGAACAAATTAAGACGAACACTAAAAATGATTTGGCTTAATGACTAAGACGCGAGGGGACGATTGCCGACAGAAATGTGTAGTATTTCATATTTAAGCAGTTCAAGTTTTCTCCAGATATGAtttgaaataaaccaaaaaaacacGCTACAACAATTCATCAAGAAAATAAGTGGTCTGAGGTTTTGTCATTTGTATGGTAAATTAGATGTAAACCAATTATCTCGGCTTATTGCATCTGCTGTGCAAAgtcaaaaaaaaggagaaaaaagaacacacacatgagctgACATTCTTGAATATTCACAAACCACTGAGGCATATGACACGTTTGATCATCTGCTCATAACAAAACCGCCACTGCACTATTTATCATCTTGTTACAACGGCTTTTAATAGCTGCCTTTTATTTAATGTACATCTCATGTGAAGACAAATTAAATACCAGCCAGCCGAGCCCAGTTTTGCTTCAGATTGTGTATGCTGTATGTACACAGTATCCCATTACAACACACAATGAAGGGGGTTTATCTTTCCACTAcattatctcacacacacagtatttatttatgtgtgaaaAATATAGGGGGAAGTGTCCATATGTAGAGAAAtaacagggttagggttaacaaATACAGATTGTTTGACATATAGAGGCGGAGCAGGGTTTGGCGATTATACAATAATATGTGAAACCTTTACCTTATGTCTATCTTTGTAATATTTATGGTTGTATTAAGTCATGTCATGAATCCATGAAGGAAACATAAACTACTTTGTTTTTGATACCTGTCGCTACAGAGGCTATTAACTTACAACCCTAACATAGGATTCCCTTCACTTAAACAATGTACAACAGTTCAAATTAGCCTCTAAAAACACTCTGTCATTTCCATCTGGTTACTTTATCTTTGATGTGTCTGAATTTAGCTTGTAGAGAATCTCCAATCGTGATATACAGCGCACTCATATGTCAACATTGCTCTATAATTACGCATGCTGTGATAAGAGAGTATAATTGTCTATATAAGGACATctgagtgtgttgttgttgcgtGTATACTTTGGCAATGTGGCAAAGTAAAACATGCAAGGGTCTATATTTCAATGATTCAGTGATTTGTCTGTTATCTGGTATCATGACACAGTGgtgctgttgctatggttacaagCTGTTTGACAAGTGCCGGGTAATCAATATGGTTAACTAATTATCTTGTTCGATATTCAGTGAATTAGTTTGGCGAGAAAAGTTATATGATACATAGTCATCTAAAATATCTAGATGAAgtaatttaaagaaatacagCAGCTGAACTTCAGTCCTACATATTTGTCTGTGAGATAAATATGTTTGGGACAGTGTGAAATTTTTGAATATCAATATGCATGCATGGTACATATCTTCCCCTGTGAATTTGCTGTTAGTTTATACATTGATTTGATTAGAAACTTAAATGGGGAGAATGACTCtgcttatatatattttagcaGTCGTCAGGGTCCCTGCAAATAAAAGTATGCACTCATGGGTCAAAAGGACAAGTAGTCCATTGAAGTCCTGCTTTCATAATAAAACTGAACCTTAAAGAAAACCACTTACCACAActataaactttattttactttggaGTACTTCTTATTCATATCTCAGTCCTACCATATGATATTATAGGTTTTAGTAATCAATGAAGTAAATCTGGGGGAAATCTTTTTGTCCATATACAGTATACCCACCATCATGATGACCTGCGGTGTCTGAACCCGTCCTGCCTCGTCTGATGCACGAAGCTGTTTACCGTTTCCTCCAGGAGCGAGTCCGCACAGAAGAATAATCCCATTACTCCCCGAGGCTTCACTTCCCCTCATGTGCCAAAGAGTGATCCGACCcaagagaagaggaagcaggagcAGAGCTGGTGGAAGTGAGTGAAACCAGTGGATCAGATGGGAGCATGTTGGATGGAGCTGGCTGCAGGTCAGGCGCTGAACTGGAGAAGTGAAGAAGTCCATCCAAAAAGTTGCGACTTCGGGGAGTCACACGAGAAAGTTTGGCCCAGTGGAGTGGAGCTGCAGGCAGGGGGCGCGCCTCCgtgacccccccacacaccccacatacacacacacacacacacacaccctcaatCTGTtctctttaattaaaaataacaaacattcaaaccttttgattttaaaaacttCAACATAAACAACCCGATTCACACTGAAACTTCAGATATttctgaaaaaatacatgtttttattattgttgatgTGACAACAAAAGGTGGCAGCACGCCACCTAGTGGACAAAAACACATGGTGCGTCCCAACGTGCATATAGATAGAAAAGCGTAATTACAGATGCTGAAATTATTATAATGTAATATCCTACAGCCTTTATTTCAAAGGGAAATATTTTTAAGTTATGGCAACAACATGTATGTGAAAAGTAAAGTAATGTAAGCATATAACTGGGGTGGACGTAAGATAAGGAAGAATTAGttttacaacttttaaaatgtttttgtcttttgttcgTTTGtctttacattatttttttctgtctgttgcattaatatcattattatcactatcgtaatgtatttgttgtgcttgtttatctctttctccacaGACTGTGTCCTACTACATGTGTATGTGCACCAACTGGTGAATAAAGGTTCAATAAGGGAAGCATTTGCCTTAACTCTGGTCTTAACTCTAAAAAAGTATCTGTCATCATTGTCAACTAAGCAGTTACTTTTCAGttcattattttatcttcatATTTGATAGAAGCTCCGTTTATACCctttaataaatataaactaCAACTCCCTTCGGTCCCGTCGCTTGGTGATGACGCACTGACGGAGACTCTTCACGAAGGTTGCAAAACAGTTGCGTCAGTGAGCTGCGCACTTGTATCTCGGAAGGTGAACGAAGAGCTTTGAGTTTCGGGTTCGTAGTTTCACGTCACAGCTGTTAAACTAAAGTGTATCAGTCACGTTTATAGTAAGTTCATGTGTTAAACCAGAACTGTGTCAGGTTCACTGTCTGAATCTATGAGGCTGTAGCTGTAAACGCGTATTGACGTAGATGTACCatgctagctagctaacgttGGCTAGCTTATTTAACTGTGGCGAAACGTCACATCCCACTTTGATGTCGCCTTTAAAGAAACTGTGTTTTTTCCGGCTTCGTGACTTTCACATAGAAACAGAGGAAAGCAGCAGCTCAgttcctgtgtttgtctctcaggTTGATCCAGgatcacacacagtcaacatgCTGCTGGCGAGGCTGACGTGCCTGAGGAGCCTGCCCACGGCCGGGCTCCGATCCGGGCTGATACAGGGCTCCCCGGCCCTCAGAGCTCCCACCCCCCTGAAGACATGCCCCCCGCTGTTCAGGCCCCAGCAGGTAGACCACCGGCAACACACGGCTTCATAGCAGGGATCTCCAATGTGTCTCAAGACGGCAGatcactgctacacacacaacactactactactactgtaGCAACTTACTTATCTTGTTACTGAATATGAAATAACCCCCTTAAAGCAGTGTCTGTAGGGTCAATATATAAAGCATAAAGTCCCTAGTGTTTTGAGTACATTTAAATCAGTGTTTCATTGGTGTGAGATGTCTGTTTATCATTTAATCTCTTGTGAGACTATGTATATGTTGTTTATAGACATTAAGATTACCATAAAAACGTTTACCTGTAGTGAATAGGATATGTCTGAACCAATTTTGGTGTCAATGACACAATCAAGATTTGTTGGCAGCCACTAAAATTTTTCAAACAAGCCAAGAAAACCCACTATTAACCGATGGGATGCAAACTTGAGCTATATTATTAGCAGTCCAACCAGTGTCTTCATAAGTGCATCTGACCTTTCCTCTTACTAGAAGTTGCTCTCAATAAGATTACCAGACTGTAGCCCAACCCACTGATAAATAAAAGCTAGACTTGATTGctatttgtacattttgtttcatgcctgtttttctttcaccagGGTTTCTCCTCTAAGGCCAGGTTTGGTTTCCGCCGTGGGAAGACGGCCAAAGACCAGCTGAAAGAAGCAGCGTTTGAGCCGGCGACAAATACTGCCATCAAAAGTAATCACTTATTAAGAGGATCATGTTCTACAATTTACTGTTACATAACTGGAGTTTGATTCTGTTCACCTTAGTCAACAATCtataattttacaaaaatatcagaAGCCTTTGTAGACAGAAAGTAATTCGTTTTATGATATGATGCAATGaagtaaaacttttttttctttccctagTTGATGGTATGGGGAGAATGTTTCTGGCTGGAGGTGCAGTAGTTGGTCTTGGAGCTCTGTGCTACTATGGACTCGGCATGTCAAATGAGATTGGTGCCATTGAGAGATCAGTGTGAGTATAAGCTTTTTGTACCAACGGctctttcatttagtttttcaaGCACAGGTCAATTCAAAGTGTCCCATGTTCAACCTTCTGTTGGCTTGTTCTTATCTGTGCAGGATCTGGCCTCAGTATGTGAAGGACAGGATCCACTCCACCTACATGTACTTTGCAGGCAGCGTTGGAATGACCGCTCTGGGGGCTGTAGCTGTGAGCAGGACCCCGGCACTAATGGGTCTGATGATGAGAGGATCGTGGATCGTAagctttaaaacacaacacactctcacatatTGACCTCACAAGTTTTCTAATAACTGTACTAATTGAAGTAATGGGTTATTAATATGAATCCCTGCTGTTTGTTGTAACCCAGGCGATTGGAGCGACTTTTGCAGCCATGATTGGTGCAGGCATGCTGGTCAGGTCGATTTCGTATGAGCACAGCCCAGTGCCCAAACACCTCGCTTGGATGTTCCATGCAGGTTCGTAAGATGTCCTGTGAAGAAATATTATTCCATTCTGTTGTCCCACTCAGCCTTATTTCTACTTTGTAGTTGCCTCGGTTTAACACTAGAGGGCAGTCATTTACAGGCTCGGCAAGAATCCACAGCAGTTCAATGTTGATATATCTGTTTAgctgttgtttattttgactTGGGCATTCATCAGTCtgtcttgttgtttttattgacaAGGTGTCATGGGTGCCGTCATCGCACCTCTCACTCTCCTGGGAGGGCCCCTGATGATGAGGGCTGCCTGGTACACAGCAGGCATTGTGGGAGGTCTCTCTACTGTGGCCATGTGTGCCCCAAGCGAGAAGTTCCTCAATATGGGTGGTCCGTTGGCTGTGGGCTTCGGAGTGGTCTTCGCTTCCTCTATCGGTGCGTATATTGCAGTGTCACCCCGTAAACCCCGTCGTGGTTTCTacacaaaacactgaaaatGACATTGCATGTCGTAGAGAATGAAAGGGTGTGTTTACACCAGCACCCCCGCTGTGCCACCACAGTCAGTGGTCTCAGTTAGAGGAATAGAAGGGCGCAGTTTTTAATTGCAGTGTTGTTGATCTGAACCAAGTCTTTGCTGTATATTTATAGACCATTGTGTGATGGATGTAAAATACAGTCTCCTATTTGCATaacagcagtgcagtgtttACCACCGATGACAATTAAAGTATATTATCATAGCAAAATGTCACTTATTTAAATGAGACAATGTGTAGCCTACATGGTGAGTACACATGAAAAGCATGACTTTTctaatatgtgtgtttttactaTGACAATGTGTCATGTATGAAATTTTTCTTCTACACAAGATGATAATCTATTGGAGATGCAATTATGATGAGAACTTCACATCAGTGTGTCATTTTTCACACAATCCATTTGATTTATGTAAATGAATTTCCGGTGTTGTcacacaacaggaaaatatcTGTATGAATTAATTTCCATGAACTACAGTACTTACtggtataaaattatatatagcTGAATGTTTTCATCACCATGCCAGGTTCAGTCATTTACTAATGAAACTTTACTGGGTTCATCATCTACTTGCGATTGTCATACTTATAATATTGTTAATGTTATAGAAAATGTTACTGTAATGATGTGAAGATTTCTTTAGTTTAATATCTGTGCTTGTCAGATAGTGTAACTACAGTTTGTATTTcttcacacatttttatttatctgatattattatttcataatgATAAAACATTGAACTTAACCATCAAGTATTTGACATGCATGTATAGTTTGTATTTTGCTTTGGCAAAGAAACACAGATTGAGAATAGAATCTTCATTGTTGGAGAGATGTATAAGAAAGTAACTCAGTGGCAGTTGTGAACACTTGAGAGAGCAATAACAAAAGTGCTTTTTCTGTGACGCCTCAATTTCCAAACAGAGCAGAAAAATCAAAGTGCACATTATGATGCTTTTAAATGAACTAGAATGATTTGTTCAGATTTTGAATGGCATACTTCTTTTTAAACAA
Protein-coding sequences here:
- the ghitm gene encoding growth hormone-inducible transmembrane protein, encoding MLLARLTCLRSLPTAGLRSGLIQGSPALRAPTPLKTCPPLFRPQQGFSSKARFGFRRGKTAKDQLKEAAFEPATNTAIKIDGMGRMFLAGGAVVGLGALCYYGLGMSNEIGAIERSVIWPQYVKDRIHSTYMYFAGSVGMTALGAVAVSRTPALMGLMMRGSWIAIGATFAAMIGAGMLVRSISYEHSPVPKHLAWMFHAGVMGAVIAPLTLLGGPLMMRAAWYTAGIVGGLSTVAMCAPSEKFLNMGGPLAVGFGVVFASSIGSMFLPPSSAFGAGLYSVAIYGGLVLFSMFLLYDTQKIIKKAETHPLYGVQKFDPINACMGIYMDTLNIFMRLVMILSGGGGRRK